The genomic stretch ACCTTCACTCCTAGGAATCGTGGTTCCATGGCCGCATGCTCGCGAGAGGATCCTTCACCGTAGTTTTCATCACCAATAACTATGGAGCCAAACGCGGCTTTCTTGTATGCCAATGCAGAATCGGGGACTTCGGTATATTGTCCGGTGAGTTGATTCTTAACCTTGTTGGGCAAATCATTAAAGGCGTTGGTGGCGCCAATGAGCATGTTTCGAGAAATGTTCTCAAGGTGGCCTCTGTATTTTAGCCAAGGACCTGCCATTGATATGTGGTCAGTGGTACATTTCCCCTTTGCCTTAATTAGTAATTTTAGACCCGTGTAATCCTTTTGGTTCCATGGTATAAATGGTTCAAGGAGTTGAAGACGCTTCGATGAAGGATCTACAACTACCTGTATGTTACTTCCATCAGCAGCAGGTGCTTGAAACCCATTATCCTTTACAGCAAATCCGGCAGGCGGTAGTTCTATTCCGGTTGGTTCATTAAATTTAATTTGATTCCCATTCTCATTGGTCAGCGTATCTGTGAGTGGGTTAAAGCAGAGATCACCTGCAATGGCGAGTGCTGTCACAATTTCGGGTGAGGCAACAAATGCGTGGGTGTTTGGATTACCATCATTTCTTTTTGCGAAATTCCGATTAAAAGAGGTGATAATGGAATTTTTCTCCCCCTTCTCTGCGTTATGTCGTGACCATTGACCTATGCAAGGCCCGCAAGCATTCGCCAAAACCATACCACCAATGTTTTCGAAGGTGCCAAGAAGCCCATCTCTTTCAATGGTGTATCGCACTAGTTCCGACCCAGGTGTTACGGTAAACTCCGCTTTCACTTTAAATCCTTTATCTAAGGCTTGTTTTGCTATGGAGGCGGCTCTCGTAATATCCTCGTAGGAGGAGTTGGTGCAGGAGCCAATTAGACCTACCTCTAGTTTCGCTGGCCAGTTGTTGTCTTTAACGGCCTGTGCAAATTCGGAAATGGGCCATGCTTTATCTGGGGTGAATGGACCATTGATGTGTGGTTCGAGGGTAGATAGGTCGATTTCTATAAGTTGATCGAAAAATTTCTCTGGATGTGCGTAAACTTCGCTATCACCAGTTAAATGTACCTTGATCTGGTCTGCCATAGCGGCAATTTCGGCGCGATCGGTTCCAACTAAGTATTCCTTCATTTTGTTGTCGTAGCCAAACACCGAGGTAGTGGCACCAATTTCGGCACCCATGTTGCATATTGTTCCCTTTCCTGTTGCCGAAATGGTTTCGGCTCCGTCGCCAAAGTATTCCAGAATGTAGCCGGTGCCTCCCTTTACGGTAAGTATTCCTGCAACTTTTAGAATGACATCTTTTGCTGTAGCCCAACCATTGAGCTTTCCTTTTAACTTTACTCCAATAAGTTGGGGGAATTTAAGTTCCCATGCCATGCTGGCCATTACATCTACGGCATCGGCACCTCCCACGCCAATCGCAATCATTCCTAATCCGCCGGCATTTACGGTATGTGAATCGGTTCCAATCATCATTCCTCCGGGAAAGGCATAGTTTTCGAGCAATACTTGGTGGATAATTCCTGCTCCTGGTTTCCAAAAACCAATGCCGTATTTGTTGCTTACCGATGAAAGGAAATTGTAAACCTCTTCATTTCCTTGAAGGGCAGTAGCAAGATCGGCGATAGCTCCATGCTTTGCTTGTATAAGGTGGTCGCAATGAACCGTCGATGGTACTGCAACACTACTCCGCCCTGCCTGCATGAATTGTAGTAAGGCCATTTGGGCGGTTGCATCCTGCATAGCAACTCTATCGGGAGCGAAATCTACATAGTCTGTACCCTTCTCGTAAGGAGTGGCAGGTATTTCGTCCCATAAATGCGTATATAGTATCTTTTCGGTAAGGGTAAGTGGGCGGTTAAGCAGTTGCCGTGCCTTTGCAATTTTCGAAGGATAATTGCTATAAACCAACTTTATCATTTCAATATCAAAGGCCATAGATCGTTGTTTTTAATACGATTAGTATATCCGATTATTGTTTGTCACGCATTTTTATATAAATATCAAACAACTATACTTGTTTAAAGTTTACTAGTTCAAAGTTTATTTCGCAAGGTTTTGCAATTTTGAAGGAGACGGGATGCTTTGATATACTTATATTACGCAGTGGCTCTAATGGAAACGCACGGCATACTTTGCCGTGCGTTTGCATTGTCTAAATAGTTTATTACAGTCTTAGAATGCAAGGTGATGAAAAATTGTATTCCCTCATGCAAACTACATTGTAGCGAGATCACTTAATGGGGCCGGTATGGTATAGGTGAATTCAGACCCTTGCCCAAAAACACTTTTAGCGGAAATTGTTCCTCCATTTTTTTTCACAAATTCTTGGCAGAGGATTAACCCTAATCCGGATCCTTTCTGTTCGGAACTGACACCTATTTCGCTTGGTTTTACATCTATTCGAAATAGTTTTTGGATGTCCTGTTCAGGAATCCCTTCGCCTGTGTCGGAAACACTTACTTCTACGAAATTTTGAATTTGTTTCACTGATACTCGGACAATCCCGCCGCTAGGGGTGAATTTTAATGCATTGCTGATGAGATTACGCAATACGGTAGAGTCCATTCTCTTGTCGGCGTATACCATAATGTCAGGTGGAATGCTGTTTATTAGGATAATGTGTTTTGATACCGCTTGAATGTTGACAAGTTCGAAGACGTCTTTGCTGTTGTCATACAAGTTGAACTTAGTGGGGAATGAAGTTAGGCGACCAGATTGAAGCAATGCCCACTCCAGTAGTTCATCGAGAAGGGTTACTCCTCCAAGAGCCGCATTGTAAATATCACCAGCAAAGTCTTTTATTCGTTTCAGGGAATAGTGATCGGCATTGTCCTTAAGTAAGGATGAGAACCCTAGAAGCGTATTGAAAGGGTTTTTAAGATCGTGTGCAATTATCGAAAGAAATTTATCCTTCATTTCACTTACCTCGAGGAGTTGTTGCTCTATTTTCTTACGATGCGTAATGTCTCTCGATACTGCCGCAATTCTTATGATGCTGCCATCGCTTCCCATCATTGGTTTCATGCTAGTTTCAATCCATGTTTCCTTATAAATGGAATCGAATTTATACTGCACAATTTCCCTCATACTCTCTTTTCCTAATATTCTACTTATGGCGCCGTCAATTTCGTTTAATGAATTGATTGGAGCGATTAATTCTCTTGGCGATAATCCAATAAGTTTGCTGGATGTGATTCCTAAGATTTGCTTAACAACGGGGGAGATATATTGAATAGTAAGTTCCGGTGTTGGACTGTGCAGGCTGATTATATCATTAATTCCTTCTGCCATAAAGCGGAATCGTTCCTCGTTTTCTTTTAGCGAGCGAAGTGCTTGCTTGCTTGTAGTGGTATCAGTAAGTGTAATGAAGGTTGAACTTCCTTTTGTGCTCTCAATTAGCGCAATATTTATCAGGCAATTTCGACGAGTGCCCTCTTTTGTAAAGTAGTATGTGTCGAGATCGGTTACAGACCCTTTCTCAGCCAGTAGGGTGTATATCTTTTCTTTCGTTTTTGACTTCCAAAGGTGAATGGTATCACTAGTTCTTCCGAGTACTTCTTCCTTGGTGAATCCGGTTCTTTTTTCAAAGGAAGGGTTAATTTCCTCAATCTTTCCAGCGGGGTAGGATGCGATAAACATTAGGCTGGCATTGCTACTGAATGCGTTTTGGAACAGTTCCTCGTTTTCGCGCAATTTCTTTTCCGCAGTCTTATGCAAGGATATATCTTGAAACAACCAGACAAGCTCCATGTTCCCATTGGAGTAAGAGAAACTTTGCGCTTTTAGGTTGCACCAAATCTTTCGTTTTCCAACTTGGCGTAATCTCAAATCAATATCGAATATTATCCCTTTTGATTGTTCTTCTATGGCTCTAATGCTTAGGCTTTCATCTCTTTCTATGGAAGGAAACATTGATTCAATGGGATGATTAAGAATTTCCTGTTCTTCGATCCCGGTAATTTTCGAAAGAGTTTTGTTAATCCAAATGATTTTACCGTTCGATTCGATTGCAACTCCTGCGGGTAGCGTTTCCAAAACTTTTCGTTTCCAATACAGTAATTCCAATTGGCTCGATTCCTTTTCTTTGAAATGGCTAATATCTACCTTCGTAGAAACAAAATGGGTAATCTCCCCGTGTTCATTTTTGATGGGGGCTATGGAGTTTTTCTCCCAGTATAGGGATCCGTCCTTACGCTTATTGCATATTTCACCCTCCCAGCGATGTCCGGCAAGCACGGTGGTCCAAAGATCGGCATATAGTGCATCACCATGTATATCGCTTTTTAGAATCGAAGGTTTTTTTCCAATTATGTCTCGATGAGTATATCCGGTTATCGTGGTAAATGCAGGATTTACAGAGTCAATTTTCCCTTCTTTGTCTGTAATAAGTATAGCTTCAGGGCAATCGTTTACTGCCAAGGAAAGCCATTGGTTCTGCATCTTAAGCGCAACAATCTCCGCCTCCAATTTCTCTATTATTTTTATGTTATCTATTGGAGTCATTTTTCTGAATTTGCAAATTTTTTTGAATAGGCATTGAATACTAATTTCCAATTCCAAGCACTAGAGGTAACAGTATTGTGTTTTGTAGAATTTTCCATGCTTGCAGTCATTCTTAGAACGGTAAAAGTAATAGTATGTTCGCTGGAAAACGTTGATATATGTTACTCTTACCGATCATCAGCCTTGCGTTTGGCAAAGGGAGTCGCAATAGTGACTAATGACGTATTGACAATGTTATAGTGAAGGAATTGTCGACAACCACTTTTTGGGCTTGAGTTCATTAGTGAAGTGATGGGCATCTTTATCTGAGGAATCGTTTTTTGACTATAGTTAACCTCTTTAATGAGACTCTGGACCTTATGGATTCTTTGTTTTTAAAAATTTACACAAATAAATGTGCTAAATAGTTGATCGGTGACGTGGTATGTTCTAAATTTGATAGCACAATTTCCTCTTTGGATGGAACGTAATTTGTTTAAAACCGAAATAACTATGAGTATTCGTTTATTTAGACTGTTTTTAGCCACATTGTTTGTTGCTACCATCATCTCGTGTAGTCGAGTAAAACCTCCTATTGCGGAAAAAAAGCCATATGAAATAACTGCCTTTGGCGACACACGAATCGATCCGTATTTCTGGATGCAAGAGCGCGATACACCTGCTGTCTTAGCCAATCTACACGCTGAGAATGCTTATGCCAACTCTGTATTAAAACCAACTGAGGCCCTTCAGGAAAAACTTTTTAATGAGATGAAGGGGCGGATTAAGGAGGAGGATGTGACAGCTCCTTACTTTGATAACGGCTACTTTTACTATACTCGATTCGAGAAAAATCAGGAATACCCAATTTACTGTCGAAAGAAAGGAACCCTGAATACTTCGGAGGAGATACTCTTAAATGTGAATGAACTGGCGGATAAGTATAGTTTCTTTAATGTTGCCGATGTTTCGGTAAGTTCAAACAATAAGATTATTGCCTATGGCGTGGATACCCTTAGCCGACGAAAGTATACAATCTATTTTAAAGACTTGGTTTCTGGGAAGTTGTTGCCCACAAAGATATCGAACACCACAGGTGAAACCGTTTGGGCAAATGATAATAATACCATCTTTTATACGATTAAGGATTCTTCTTTGCGGCCATATAAAGTGTTGAAGCATAAGTTGAGTAACCTAGACGAGACCGAAGATCCAGTTGTCTTTCAGGAAAAGGACTTGACCTTTAGCCTTACATTGGATAAATCGAAAACAAACGATTTCATTTATATCGCTTCTATCTCTACTCTGGCTACTGAATATCAGTATTTAAATGCCAATACCCCGGATGCCTCCTTTAAGATTGTTCAGCCCCGGGAGCGTGGTCTGGAGTATAACGTTACAGACTTTGATGGTAAGTTTTATTTTGTTACGAATTATAATGCCAAAAATTTCAGGTTGATGGCTGCGCCTATTACCATTCCCTCAAAATTAAATTGGAAAGAGGTTATACCCCATCGGGCGGATGTATTACTTGAAGGGTTTGACGTGTATAAAAGTTTCTACACAGTACAAGAGAGAAAGCAGGGTTTAACCAATATTCGAATAGTAGATTGGAAAACCAACACTGAGCATGTAATTGATTTTGGCGAGGAAACCTATACTGCCAGTTTAGATTACAATCCCGATTTTTACGCTACAAAGGTTCGGTTTCGATATACCTCTTTAACCACTCCCGTGTCGGTTTACGATTATGATGTGGCCACCCAAACAAAAATATTGCTCAAGCGACAAGAAGTTCTTGGGGCTGATTTTAATCCGGAAAATTATGAGGCCAAAAGACTATGGGCCAAAGCTTCGGATGGAGTATTAATACCCATAAGCCTTGTTTACAAAAAAGGAATAAAGCTCGATGGCAGTAATCCGAGCCTTATTTATGCTTACGGTTCGTATGGCGCTTCAATGGATCCTTACTTTAGCACAGCACGCTTAAGTCTTTTGGATAGGGGCTTTGTCTATGCAATTGCCCACGTTAGAGGTGGCCAAGAGTTGGGTAGGCAGTGGTATGAGGATGGTAAACTATTGAAGAAGAAGAATACGTTTACCGATTTTATTGCCTGCTCGGAGTTTCTTATCAAAGAGGGGTACACTAGCCCATCTATGCTCTTTGCCCAAGGTGGGAGTGCAGGGGGCTTGCTTATGGGTGCTATAGCCAATATGCGCCCCGATCTTTATAAGGGAATAATTGCCGAAGTTCCATTTGTCGATGTTGTTACTACCATGCTTGATGAGAGTATTCCATTAACCACGGGGGAATTTGACGAGTGGGGTAATCCTAAAATAAAGGAGTACTACGACTATATGAAATCCTACTCACCATACGATAATGTGACTGCCAAAGATTATCCGAACATGCTCGTTACTTCGGGCTACTACGATTCTCAAGTGCAATACTTTGAACCACAGAAGTGGGTTGCTAAGCTTCGAGATATGAAGACTGACGATAATTTACTGCTATTTAAGATTGATATGGAAGCAGGACATGGTGGAGCATCTGGTAGATTTAAATCGTTACATGAAGTAGCTTTGAACTACGCTTTTATGCTCTATCTACTCGAAAAAACCAATTAGATTTATTCCCGATAAGAGAATCAGATGCTGGCTGTTATTGCCGGCATCTGTCTTTTAATACTCCGGTAGTGGAGTTGTTTTAGTTTTTAACTTTTCATCATCTTTTCCTCAATCAGGTTAATAAATTGCGCAAACGATTAAAATAAGATAATAACCTGTTGTAGAAAATCTTTTTATCGGTTCAAACTCAAACCAAAATCCATACTTTTACCACAAATTCATATGTTGAAACCATGAAAAGAGATACTCAAATATTTGATCTTATTGCCAAAGAGCGCGAGCGCCAAATGCACGGTGTTGAGCTTATTGCCTCTGAAAACTTTGTTAGCGATCAGGTGCTTGAAGCTATGGGTTCGGTGCTTACTAATAAATATGCCGAAGGATATCCCGGTGCCCGCTACTATGGTGGATGCCAGATTGTGGATCAAACCGAACAATTGGCTATTGATAGGCTTAAGCTCCTTTTTAATGCAGAGTATGCCAACGTTCAGCCTCACTCCGGTGCTCAGGCAAACATGGCCGTTTTTATGGCTTGCCTTAAACCGGGCGAAACCTTTCTAGGTCTAGACTTGTCGCATGGCGGTCACCTTTCCCACGGCTCTCCAGTTAACATGTCCGGTATTCTTTACAACGCCGTTTCCTACTGCGTAAAGGAAGAGAGCGGCCGTGTGGATTACGATATGATGGAGCGTATGGCCATTGAACATAAGCCAAAGTTGCTCGTGGGTGGTGCTTCAGCATATTCCCGTGAGTGGGACTACAAGCGTATGCGTGCGATTGCCGATAAAGTTGGCGCTATTCTGATGATTGATATGGCACACCCTGCCGGGTTGATTGCTGCAACTCTTCTTGAGAACCCATTAAAGTATGCGCACATTGTAACTTCTACAACCCATAAAACCCTACGCGGACCTCGTGGCGGTATTATTCTTATGGGCAAGGATTTCCCTAATCCATGGAGCTTGACTACGCCTAAGGGGGAGATTAAAATGATGTCACAGATACTAAACAGTTCGGTATTTCCTGGTATTCAGGGTGGACCACTCGAGCACGTAATTGCGGCTAAGGCAGTTTCGTTTGGAGAGGCATTGCTTCCTGAGTATAAGGTATACCAAGCACTCGTTCAGAAGAATGCTGCCGCCATGGCAAAGGCGTTTATGGACAAGGGCTATAAGGTTGTTTCGGGCGGAACCGATAACCACTCAATGCTGATTGATCTGCGCACTAAATTCCCGGATCTTACTGGAAAGAAGGTCGAAAACACCCTCGTGCTTGCTGATATTACTATCAACAAAAACATGGTGCCGTTCGATAGCCGTTCGCCATTCCAAACATCGGGTCTACGTGTGGGTACTCCTGCTATTACCACTCGTGGTTTAAAAGAAGCGCACATGGGTCAAATTGTGGAACTTATTGATACCGTGCTCTGTAATGTCGATAACCAAGCAACAATTGATGCCGTAAGGATGGAGGTAAACAGAATGATGAAGGATTTCCCTCTTTTTGCGTGGTAATCTAAACTTAATATTTTGTGAAAACCGGGATTTGTTTCCCGGTTTTCCTTTTCTGGGCTATTTTACTCGCCCAACTTTGTTTCCTATATTTTGTTATAACTCCCAATGTTAAGGGATGATTCACTTGGTGTGGGTATACTTGCTGAATTGATGGACTTTTATTTAGAGACGTTTGCAAAATGAATTATTATTGGCCTTTAAAAGGGAACCGTAAACAACCAACCGTTTTTTTCGATAATTTAGTGCCATAATGCTAACTTAGAAAGGCAATATACTGCCGAGGCGCATGATACGAAACGCAATTATTTTTCTATTACTCCTGGTAATTCAAGGGGTTGCTGATGCTCAGAGTAATAAGGGGTATGGGTATGACTATTTCAGTGAGTTTGTCAATGGTAGAGCAACTGTTTACTCCGAAGGATTTTGGGGTGTTATTGATGAGAACGGAAACGAAATAGTACCTCCTAAATACCATAAAATATATCCGTTTTATAATGGTCGTGCCAGCGTTCAGGTGAATAGTTTATGGGGCGTGATTTCAGAAGATGGGAAGGAAATCATTTCGCCAATCTATTCTAAAATATACGATTTTGAAAAAGGAAGAGCGCAGGTGTTGGCTCAAGGTAAAGTTGGTATAATAGATACTTCTGGCAAAATTATCGTTCCCCTTATTTATGTGCGGATTGAACCGTTTATGGCAGGTCGTGCGCTTGTATATAAGGATGAACTCTTTGGAATGATTGATAGCACGGGAAAGGAGATTATCCCCGCTAAATATGATAAAATCGGTAATTTTAAGAATGGCTATGCCGAGGTCTTCTTAAACTCAAAAATGGGAATTGTAGATGTATACGGCAAGGAAATTGTTTCTCCTCAATACGATAAAATATCCGATTTTAAAGGAGGTAAGGCGTTGGTTTACATTGAAGGTAGGGTTGGCGTTATTGATGAGGCTGGAAAAGAGTTAGTGCCCTCGGCTTACAACAAAATAGGCGAATATGTTAACGGCAAGGCGGTAATTGTGAAGGGCGGTAAATTTGGTCTACTTTCTCAGGACAATAAGGAGATTATTCCACCTATCTACGATAAAATTGGGAAATTTGAGAACGGCAAGGCTATTATGCACAAGAACGGCCTATGTGGTATAATTGCTGACGATGGGCGAATTGTTGTACCTCTCCGTTATCAGAAAATTAATTTTATTAAGAATGGTCGCGCAAAGGTATTGCTAAACGGACGTTACGGAATAATTGATGATGAAGGAAAGGAAATCATTTCACCTCGAAGGAAGCCAAAGGAGTATAAATAGGAGCGGGATCTATACGTTTCAATGGTATTTGCCGGCTTTTATGCCGGCTTTATTAATTTATTAGAGCGGGATCGTTAATTATTTTGCCTGTTCTCATTTTTATTGGGTTGCCTGCAAATGTGCGAACGGAACCAATAGGATAAATGTGCTGTTCCAGAGTCGATTGCCTTGTAGGTGTAATTATTTGTAGGAAGTGTGGCTGATTTATGGTTTGCGGCTCAGTTGGCCATTAAGAAGGGGCTCCGTTTCTTTGTGTCAAGTAATATATAAAAGGGGGTGCTCCATTAGTCTGAAGCACCCTATTTTTATAGAGTTCTCTCATTATTGAAGTCGGAAGTTATAGGTAATCGTCCCTACTTGATAAGCAGGAGCATCTGATTTTACGTTGAATTTGGCCTTCAGTGCTGCATCCTTTGCAGCCTCAAATAGTTTGTCATCTTGTACCGTTGAGCCTTTGATTGTAGGGTTGGCTTTAACTACATTTCCTTCTCTGTCTACGGTGATTTCTACTACAACTTTTCCCTCCGTTTGGGATGAGTATTTGGGTGTTGGAAGGGTAAGGCTTCCTCTTCCGGCGAGACTGAATGATGGGATATTGCCATTGCCGTTACCTCCACCTATTCGGTTGCCTGATAATGGCGATCCGTTTGGGTCTCCTTGATTTCCCGCTTTTCCAGTTTCACCTTCGCCTTGATCTCCTCCGTCGCTCTTCTTTCCTGGGAAAAGTGCTTTCTGGTTCACCTTTTGCTGAGGTTCTACACTTTTTTGTTCCGTTTTAGTTTTTACCTCAGTTTTTTCTGTTTTCGGTGTTGGCTTTTCGGTGACTGGTTTTTTCTTTTCTTTTTGTTTCTCAATAGCGGGTGCCTCTTCAAAATCTTGGGTCAGGAGATTCTCTTTATCTGCAGCATCAGTGACCTGTGGCATTGAGGAATTTACTTTTACATCAGTAGCTGGTTCCAGCCGACCTTGTCCGTCAAGATCGGTTCCAAAGTTGATGAGGATGCCAGCGTCGCTCGTAGGTGGAATGGTAGCGTTGAGTCCGAGGAATAGCAGAAGCAGTAGCATTGCTACGTGAACGATCACGGCAATTGCAACGGCTCTGATTCTATCAGCTGTAGTTACTTCATTCATATCTATTGTTCAGGGCTTGTGGCCAAAATTAATTTGTAGCGATTATTGCGTGCAATGTTCATTACCTTAACCACCTCTTCAATCGGAACAGTTTTGTCTGCATGGAGAGCAAATGTTGGCTCAGGCTCGTTCACCATTTTCTGCTGAAGCACGACTTCTAAATTCGAAAAGAGAACGGGTGTTGATTCCACGTAGTAGGTCAACTCCTTGGTGATGGAAATGGTTGTTATTGGTTTGCCCTTAACCTGGCTATTGCTGCGTGGAAGTTGCAGCGGCAAGGCATTAGGAGAAACTAGGGTGGATGATATCATGAAAAACAGGAGTACCTGAAATACAATGTCCGACATCGCCGA from Williamwhitmania taraxaci encodes the following:
- a CDS encoding aconitate hydratase, giving the protein MAFDIEMIKLVYSNYPSKIAKARQLLNRPLTLTEKILYTHLWDEIPATPYEKGTDYVDFAPDRVAMQDATAQMALLQFMQAGRSSVAVPSTVHCDHLIQAKHGAIADLATALQGNEEVYNFLSSVSNKYGIGFWKPGAGIIHQVLLENYAFPGGMMIGTDSHTVNAGGLGMIAIGVGGADAVDVMASMAWELKFPQLIGVKLKGKLNGWATAKDVILKVAGILTVKGGTGYILEYFGDGAETISATGKGTICNMGAEIGATTSVFGYDNKMKEYLVGTDRAEIAAMADQIKVHLTGDSEVYAHPEKFFDQLIEIDLSTLEPHINGPFTPDKAWPISEFAQAVKDNNWPAKLEVGLIGSCTNSSYEDITRAASIAKQALDKGFKVKAEFTVTPGSELVRYTIERDGLLGTFENIGGMVLANACGPCIGQWSRHNAEKGEKNSIITSFNRNFAKRNDGNPNTHAFVASPEIVTALAIAGDLCFNPLTDTLTNENGNQIKFNEPTGIELPPAGFAVKDNGFQAPAADGSNIQVVVDPSSKRLQLLEPFIPWNQKDYTGLKLLIKAKGKCTTDHISMAGPWLKYRGHLENISRNMLIGATNAFNDLPNKVKNQLTGQYTEVPDSALAYKKAAFGSIVIGDENYGEGSSREHAAMEPRFLGVKVILVKSFARIHETNLKKQGMLGLTFANKNDYDKVLEDDSIDVLGLTSISPGKNLTIVLHHANRTTDQFEAIHTYNQNQLEWFKAGSALNQIKRNNNPKK
- a CDS encoding PAS domain-containing sensor histidine kinase, whose protein sequence is MTPIDNIKIIEKLEAEIVALKMQNQWLSLAVNDCPEAILITDKEGKIDSVNPAFTTITGYTHRDIIGKKPSILKSDIHGDALYADLWTTVLAGHRWEGEICNKRKDGSLYWEKNSIAPIKNEHGEITHFVSTKVDISHFKEKESSQLELLYWKRKVLETLPAGVAIESNGKIIWINKTLSKITGIEEQEILNHPIESMFPSIERDESLSIRAIEEQSKGIIFDIDLRLRQVGKRKIWCNLKAQSFSYSNGNMELVWLFQDISLHKTAEKKLRENEELFQNAFSSNASLMFIASYPAGKIEEINPSFEKRTGFTKEEVLGRTSDTIHLWKSKTKEKIYTLLAEKGSVTDLDTYYFTKEGTRRNCLINIALIESTKGSSTFITLTDTTTSKQALRSLKENEERFRFMAEGINDIISLHSPTPELTIQYISPVVKQILGITSSKLIGLSPRELIAPINSLNEIDGAISRILGKESMREIVQYKFDSIYKETWIETSMKPMMGSDGSIIRIAAVSRDITHRKKIEQQLLEVSEMKDKFLSIIAHDLKNPFNTLLGFSSLLKDNADHYSLKRIKDFAGDIYNAALGGVTLLDELLEWALLQSGRLTSFPTKFNLYDNSKDVFELVNIQAVSKHIILINSIPPDIMVYADKRMDSTVLRNLISNALKFTPSGGIVRVSVKQIQNFVEVSVSDTGEGIPEQDIQKLFRIDVKPSEIGVSSEQKGSGLGLILCQEFVKKNGGTISAKSVFGQGSEFTYTIPAPLSDLATM
- a CDS encoding S9 family peptidase, which codes for MSIRLFRLFLATLFVATIISCSRVKPPIAEKKPYEITAFGDTRIDPYFWMQERDTPAVLANLHAENAYANSVLKPTEALQEKLFNEMKGRIKEEDVTAPYFDNGYFYYTRFEKNQEYPIYCRKKGTLNTSEEILLNVNELADKYSFFNVADVSVSSNNKIIAYGVDTLSRRKYTIYFKDLVSGKLLPTKISNTTGETVWANDNNTIFYTIKDSSLRPYKVLKHKLSNLDETEDPVVFQEKDLTFSLTLDKSKTNDFIYIASISTLATEYQYLNANTPDASFKIVQPRERGLEYNVTDFDGKFYFVTNYNAKNFRLMAAPITIPSKLNWKEVIPHRADVLLEGFDVYKSFYTVQERKQGLTNIRIVDWKTNTEHVIDFGEETYTASLDYNPDFYATKVRFRYTSLTTPVSVYDYDVATQTKILLKRQEVLGADFNPENYEAKRLWAKASDGVLIPISLVYKKGIKLDGSNPSLIYAYGSYGASMDPYFSTARLSLLDRGFVYAIAHVRGGQELGRQWYEDGKLLKKKNTFTDFIACSEFLIKEGYTSPSMLFAQGGSAGGLLMGAIANMRPDLYKGIIAEVPFVDVVTTMLDESIPLTTGEFDEWGNPKIKEYYDYMKSYSPYDNVTAKDYPNMLVTSGYYDSQVQYFEPQKWVAKLRDMKTDDNLLLFKIDMEAGHGGASGRFKSLHEVALNYAFMLYLLEKTN
- the glyA gene encoding serine hydroxymethyltransferase, with translation MKRDTQIFDLIAKERERQMHGVELIASENFVSDQVLEAMGSVLTNKYAEGYPGARYYGGCQIVDQTEQLAIDRLKLLFNAEYANVQPHSGAQANMAVFMACLKPGETFLGLDLSHGGHLSHGSPVNMSGILYNAVSYCVKEESGRVDYDMMERMAIEHKPKLLVGGASAYSREWDYKRMRAIADKVGAILMIDMAHPAGLIAATLLENPLKYAHIVTSTTHKTLRGPRGGIILMGKDFPNPWSLTTPKGEIKMMSQILNSSVFPGIQGGPLEHVIAAKAVSFGEALLPEYKVYQALVQKNAAAMAKAFMDKGYKVVSGGTDNHSMLIDLRTKFPDLTGKKVENTLVLADITINKNMVPFDSRSPFQTSGLRVGTPAITTRGLKEAHMGQIVELIDTVLCNVDNQATIDAVRMEVNRMMKDFPLFAW
- a CDS encoding WG repeat-containing protein is translated as MIRNAIIFLLLLVIQGVADAQSNKGYGYDYFSEFVNGRATVYSEGFWGVIDENGNEIVPPKYHKIYPFYNGRASVQVNSLWGVISEDGKEIISPIYSKIYDFEKGRAQVLAQGKVGIIDTSGKIIVPLIYVRIEPFMAGRALVYKDELFGMIDSTGKEIIPAKYDKIGNFKNGYAEVFLNSKMGIVDVYGKEIVSPQYDKISDFKGGKALVYIEGRVGVIDEAGKELVPSAYNKIGEYVNGKAVIVKGGKFGLLSQDNKEIIPPIYDKIGKFENGKAIMHKNGLCGIIADDGRIVVPLRYQKINFIKNGRAKVLLNGRYGIIDDEGKEIISPRRKPKEYK
- a CDS encoding ExbD/TolR family protein, giving the protein MALKRSVKIDSGFSMSAMSDIVFQVLLFFMISSTLVSPNALPLQLPRSNSQVKGKPITTISITKELTYYVESTPVLFSNLEVVLQQKMVNEPEPTFALHADKTVPIEEVVKVMNIARNNRYKLILATSPEQ